Proteins from a single region of Flavobacterium sp. K5-23:
- the gpmI gene encoding 2,3-bisphosphoglycerate-independent phosphoglycerate mutase, producing MTKKVILMILDGWGKSPDPKISAIDNANVPFINSLYKNYPSAQLRTDGLHVGLPEGQMGNSEVGHMNLGAGRIVYQDLAKINLAVANKTLAQEQVLKDVFQYAKDNHKKVHFLGLVSDGGVHSHTSHLRGLIDATQDYGLQDVFVHAFTDGRDVDPKSGKKYIQDLENYIENTSVKIASIIGRYYAMDRDKRWERVKLAYDLLVNGQGTHSKDAVATIKESYKDHVTDEFINPILMVDENDKPLATIQDDDVVIFFNFRTDRGRELTEALSQQDFHEQNMHKLNLYYVTLTNYDETYKNVKVVYNKDNITETLGEVLEKANKKQIRIAETEKYPHVTFFFSGGREEPFIGESRILKNSPKVATYDLQPEMSAFELTAALIPELEKGDVDFVCLNFANGDMVGHTGIMEAAIKACEAVDKCVEKVITTALAHDYTILVIADHGNCETMINPDGSPNTAHTTNPVPFILVDKELKEVHDGVLGDIAPTILELMGIEKPAVMTQHSLL from the coding sequence ATGACCAAAAAAGTAATACTAATGATTTTAGACGGTTGGGGAAAATCTCCTGACCCGAAGATATCAGCAATCGACAATGCAAACGTTCCGTTCATAAACAGTTTATATAAAAATTACCCTAGTGCCCAACTTCGTACTGATGGCTTACATGTAGGATTGCCTGAAGGACAAATGGGAAATTCCGAAGTGGGACATATGAATCTGGGTGCAGGAAGAATTGTGTATCAGGATTTAGCCAAAATTAATTTGGCTGTAGCCAATAAAACTTTGGCACAGGAACAAGTTCTTAAAGATGTTTTTCAATATGCTAAAGACAATCATAAAAAAGTTCATTTTTTAGGATTAGTTTCTGACGGTGGTGTTCACTCCCACACCTCTCATTTACGCGGATTAATTGATGCAACCCAAGATTATGGATTGCAAGATGTATTCGTGCACGCTTTCACAGATGGCCGAGACGTGGATCCCAAATCAGGTAAAAAATACATCCAGGATTTAGAAAATTACATCGAAAACACTTCAGTAAAAATCGCTTCAATAATAGGCCGTTATTACGCCATGGATCGTGATAAAAGATGGGAAAGGGTAAAACTAGCCTACGACTTATTGGTAAACGGACAAGGAACACATTCTAAAGATGCAGTTGCAACCATAAAAGAAAGTTATAAAGACCATGTGACTGACGAATTCATCAACCCTATTTTAATGGTTGACGAAAATGACAAACCTCTAGCCACAATACAAGACGATGATGTTGTTATTTTTTTCAATTTCAGAACTGACAGAGGACGAGAATTAACTGAAGCATTATCACAACAGGATTTTCACGAGCAAAACATGCACAAACTTAATTTGTATTATGTTACGCTGACCAATTATGACGAAACCTATAAAAATGTAAAAGTCGTTTATAACAAAGACAACATCACGGAAACGTTGGGTGAGGTTTTAGAAAAAGCGAACAAAAAACAAATCCGAATTGCAGAAACCGAAAAATACCCTCATGTTACTTTTTTCTTTTCAGGTGGAAGAGAAGAGCCTTTTATTGGCGAAAGCCGAATTCTAAAGAACTCTCCAAAAGTTGCAACTTATGATTTACAACCGGAGATGAGTGCCTTTGAACTAACAGCTGCTTTAATTCCAGAATTAGAAAAAGGAGATGTGGATTTTGTATGTCTAAATTTTGCCAATGGCGATATGGTAGGCCATACCGGAATTATGGAAGCTGCAATAAAAGCCTGCGAAGCGGTAGACAAATGTGTCGAAAAAGTGATTACAACTGCTTTAGCACACGACTATACCATTCTTGTAATTGCTGATCACGGTAACTGCGAAACAATGATTAATCCTGACGGAAGCCCAAATACAGCTCACACCACTAATCCCGTTCCTTTTATCTTAGTTGATAAAGAATTGAAAGAAGTGCACGACGGAGTTCTAGGCGACATTGCCCCTACTATATTAGAATTAATGGGGATTGAAAAACCCGCTGTAATGACACAACATTCTTTGTTGTAA
- a CDS encoding TetR/AcrR family transcriptional regulator — protein MKDIFSTIKIQVNEKIYVKDPETSALGRKIIQESILLMEEIGFDNFTFKKLGTKINSNESSIYRYFENKHKLLLYLSSWYWSWIEYKLFFATTNVDDSFEKLKKAITVVTEKIVDDKATAHINEAVLNKIIISEYTKTFHTKEVDEENKEGYFLIYKRVINRIVKLITEVNPEYPFAKSLASTIIEGSLHQHFLRDHLKTITNCDEHVSPTDFYINLIITVLKK, from the coding sequence ATGAAGGATATATTTTCAACCATCAAAATACAAGTAAACGAAAAGATCTATGTAAAAGATCCGGAAACCTCAGCATTAGGACGGAAAATTATCCAAGAAAGTATTCTTCTGATGGAGGAGATAGGATTTGACAATTTTACATTTAAAAAATTAGGAACAAAAATTAATTCAAACGAGAGTTCCATCTACCGCTATTTCGAAAACAAGCATAAATTATTATTGTATCTTTCTTCGTGGTATTGGAGTTGGATTGAATACAAATTGTTTTTTGCGACTACCAACGTTGATGATTCCTTCGAAAAATTAAAAAAAGCAATAACCGTTGTGACAGAAAAAATTGTAGATGACAAAGCCACGGCACACATTAACGAAGCGGTTTTAAATAAAATAATTATTTCAGAGTATACTAAAACGTTCCACACAAAAGAAGTAGATGAAGAAAACAAAGAAGGTTATTTTTTAATATACAAAAGAGTTATTAATAGAATTGTCAAATTGATAACCGAAGTAAACCCTGAATATCCATTTGCAAAAAGCCTTGCTTCCACTATTATTGAAGGATCACTTCATCAACATTTTTTAAGAGACCACTTGAAAACCATCACTAATTGTGACGAACACGTAAGTCCAACTGATTTTTACATCAATCTTATTATAACAGTTTTAAAAAAATAA
- a CDS encoding peptidase domain-containing ABC transporter yields MTPLKRFYNLLELDKKDVTQLFFYAIFAGLVSLSLPLGIQAIINFIQSGRVSVSWIVLIILVVLGVALVGILSLMQLRITENLQQKIFVRSSFEFAARLPKIKFEELYNTYPPELANRFFDTMTIQKGTSKLLIDFSAALLQIIFGVILLSLYHPYFIVFGIMLIILLYFIFKLSYKTGLETSLKESKFKYKVARWLQEMARNNFSFRSQINFDFGLQKNDQIVSDYLIYREKHFNVIKRQFTQLIIFKVIITASLLSIGGYLVVSQQMNIGQFVAAEIIILLVINSVEKIILGLETFYDVLTAVEKIGQVADLSLEEEFDSEISTCYSDITLETDNLRFKFPDSKNTILSAVSLKIEQGEKIVINGENGSGKTTLIRLLSGLLKPTSGTFFINDDTFKKIDLKQYRSQIGSIIYGESPFEGSYLENITFNDKNISQEDLKWAIDGVQLTSVIKTLPKSLDTHIFPEGRQLSSSNAQKILLARSIIHKPKILFYEDPTDTMDEKVANEIIDFITAKENNWTIIVSSKNPYWKTKCSREIIMHNGLITQDTKKS; encoded by the coding sequence ATGACTCCATTAAAAAGATTTTACAATCTATTAGAACTTGATAAAAAAGATGTTACACAGCTTTTCTTTTATGCCATATTTGCTGGATTAGTCAGTTTGTCCCTTCCTTTAGGAATTCAAGCCATTATTAACTTCATTCAGTCTGGGAGAGTTAGTGTTTCTTGGATAGTCCTAATAATACTTGTTGTATTAGGAGTTGCGCTTGTAGGTATACTTTCGCTGATGCAATTGAGAATAACAGAGAATCTACAACAAAAAATCTTTGTTAGATCTTCATTTGAATTTGCAGCGAGATTGCCTAAAATTAAATTTGAGGAATTATATAATACGTATCCACCAGAATTAGCCAACCGTTTTTTTGACACGATGACCATTCAAAAAGGAACTTCAAAGTTATTGATTGATTTTTCGGCGGCATTACTTCAGATTATTTTTGGGGTTATCCTATTGTCGTTGTACCATCCTTATTTTATTGTGTTTGGTATTATGCTGATTATTCTGCTATATTTTATATTTAAACTTTCTTATAAAACGGGTTTAGAAACTAGTTTAAAAGAATCCAAATTTAAATACAAAGTGGCAAGATGGCTACAAGAAATGGCAAGAAATAATTTCAGTTTTAGAAGCCAAATCAACTTTGATTTTGGACTTCAAAAAAACGACCAAATTGTAAGCGATTATCTTATTTACAGAGAAAAACATTTCAATGTTATTAAAAGACAGTTTACACAGCTAATCATCTTTAAAGTAATTATCACTGCAAGTTTACTTTCTATAGGCGGATATCTTGTAGTATCACAACAAATGAATATTGGGCAGTTTGTCGCTGCCGAAATTATCATCTTATTAGTGATTAACTCAGTTGAAAAAATCATTCTTGGTCTGGAAACTTTTTATGACGTATTGACTGCTGTTGAAAAAATTGGTCAGGTTGCCGATTTGAGTTTAGAAGAAGAGTTTGACAGCGAAATCTCCACTTGTTACTCTGATATTACATTGGAAACTGACAACCTTAGATTCAAATTCCCTGATTCCAAAAACACTATTTTAAGTGCCGTTTCATTAAAAATAGAACAAGGAGAAAAAATTGTAATTAATGGTGAAAATGGCTCAGGAAAAACGACTCTAATTCGACTACTATCAGGACTATTAAAACCTACTTCAGGTACATTTTTCATTAATGATGACACTTTTAAAAAGATAGATTTAAAACAATACCGTTCTCAAATAGGGAGTATCATTTACGGAGAATCCCCTTTTGAGGGATCTTACCTTGAAAACATAACCTTTAATGATAAAAACATCAGCCAAGAAGATTTGAAATGGGCGATTGACGGGGTACAATTAACATCTGTAATTAAAACTTTACCTAAAAGTTTAGATACACATATATTCCCGGAAGGAAGACAATTGTCATCCTCAAATGCTCAAAAAATACTGTTAGCTCGAAGTATAATCCATAAACCAAAAATTCTTTTCTATGAAGACCCAACGGATACTATGGATGAAAAAGTGGCAAATGAAATTATTGATTTCATTACAGCTAAAGAAAATAATTGGACAATAATTGTGTCTTCAAAAAACCCCTATTGGAAAACTAAATGCAGCAGGGAAATCATTATGCATAATGGACTTATTACTCAAGACACAAAAAAATCATAA